In the Paenibacillus pabuli genome, one interval contains:
- a CDS encoding PTS transporter subunit EIIC, whose product MLKALQKLGRSLMLPVATLPAAGILQGLGLLDYEKDIPLGPVIGGFLNQYVVPFLNEGAGAIFGNLALIFAIGVAIGLAGDAVAALSALIAYMVLTRILGAVPGVFGYIPDDVKLDMGVLGGIFAGLLAAYMYKKYHNIKLPDWLGFFSGKRFVPMVTAGSMLVLAILFGMIWSPIQNAIGAFGAWIVDFGGVGSMVFMIANRLLIPLGLHHVLNSIAWFQIGDYTNAAGEVVHGDLTRFFNGDPTAGMFMSGFFPIMMFALPAAALALIHTARPEKRKMVASIFIGAAVASFLTGITEPLEFSFMFAAPLLYVVHAILTGAAALIMYLLDVKLGFAFSAGLIDYLVNMKLSTNPLLMIPVGLAFAVVYYFLFRFMIVKFNLKTPGREDDANDADAPSNASAVAAASADTKAGKVLAEIGGADNIESIDACITRLRLVVRDDKAVNDQALKQLGASGVMRLGGGAVQVIFGTQSEILKDEIKRLM is encoded by the coding sequence ATGCTCAAAGCACTGCAAAAGCTGGGAAGATCCTTGATGCTTCCTGTAGCAACCCTGCCTGCGGCAGGAATTCTTCAAGGCCTCGGTCTTCTTGATTATGAAAAGGACATTCCGCTCGGTCCCGTGATCGGGGGATTTCTTAATCAGTATGTAGTTCCATTCCTGAATGAGGGAGCGGGGGCGATCTTCGGCAACCTTGCGCTCATCTTCGCCATTGGGGTGGCAATCGGACTGGCGGGGGATGCGGTCGCCGCGCTTTCCGCCCTGATCGCTTATATGGTGCTGACGCGGATTCTGGGAGCCGTTCCAGGTGTATTCGGCTATATTCCTGACGATGTTAAGCTGGATATGGGCGTATTGGGCGGTATATTTGCCGGACTGCTTGCAGCCTATATGTATAAAAAATACCATAATATCAAGCTTCCTGACTGGCTCGGCTTCTTCTCCGGCAAACGCTTTGTGCCGATGGTCACCGCCGGCTCCATGCTGGTGTTGGCCATCCTGTTCGGCATGATCTGGAGCCCGATTCAGAATGCCATCGGCGCTTTCGGCGCCTGGATTGTAGACTTTGGCGGCGTTGGCTCCATGGTGTTCATGATCGCCAACCGCCTGCTTATCCCGCTTGGTCTGCATCATGTCCTCAACTCCATTGCCTGGTTCCAGATCGGAGATTATACCAATGCAGCCGGGGAAGTCGTGCACGGCGACCTGACCCGCTTCTTCAACGGAGACCCTACGGCAGGCATGTTCATGTCTGGCTTCTTCCCGATTATGATGTTCGCTCTTCCGGCGGCGGCGCTTGCCTTGATTCATACAGCCCGGCCTGAAAAGCGTAAAATGGTCGCTTCAATCTTTATCGGCGCAGCGGTGGCTTCGTTCTTAACGGGTATTACCGAGCCGCTCGAGTTCTCCTTCATGTTTGCGGCGCCTCTGCTGTACGTTGTACATGCTATTCTTACCGGTGCTGCGGCCCTGATCATGTACCTGCTGGATGTTAAGCTGGGCTTCGCCTTCTCAGCAGGTCTGATTGATTACCTCGTGAACATGAAGCTGTCGACCAATCCGCTGCTCATGATCCCGGTCGGTCTCGCATTTGCGGTCGTCTATTATTTCCTTTTCCGGTTCATGATTGTCAAGTTTAACCTGAAAACGCCGGGACGCGAGGATGACGCTAATGATGCCGATGCCCCCTCTAATGCTTCCGCCGTGGCAGCGGCGTCTGCCGACACCAAGGCTGGCAAAGTGCTCGCGGAGATCGGTGGCGCAGACAATATCGAGAGCATCGACGCCTGCATCACTCGCCTCCGGCTAGTTGTTAGGGACGACAAAGCGGTCAACGACCAGGCGCTCAAACAGCTTGGCGCTTCCGGCGTCATGAGGCTCGGTGGCGGAGCTGTGCAGGTCATCTTCGGCACCCAGTCCGAAATCCTGAAGGATGAGATTAAAAGGCTGATGTAA
- a CDS encoding PTS sugar transporter subunit IIA, with the protein MIWKWKNNKSAKISETISVASPLTGTCVSLEEVPDEAFAQGLMGPGVAVIPQEGRLVAPIDGTVVHLIKSHHAVMIEHASGLQLLLHIGMNTVSLKGQGFTPRVQTGDQVAVGQTLIEFDLNAIASAGYPVITPVIVANAAEQQWESNPDYGRVEAGMGTIMKVSLSK; encoded by the coding sequence ATGATCTGGAAATGGAAAAACAACAAATCTGCCAAAATATCTGAAACGATATCCGTCGCCTCCCCGCTCACCGGAACCTGTGTCAGTTTGGAAGAAGTGCCTGACGAAGCGTTCGCGCAAGGACTTATGGGACCGGGAGTTGCAGTGATTCCCCAGGAGGGCAGGCTGGTCGCCCCTATCGACGGAACTGTGGTGCACCTGATCAAATCGCACCATGCCGTAATGATTGAGCACGCTTCCGGGCTGCAGCTCCTGCTGCATATCGGTATGAATACTGTCAGCCTGAAAGGACAGGGCTTCACACCCCGAGTGCAGACCGGGGATCAGGTCGCTGTCGGTCAGACCCTGATTGAATTTGACCTGAATGCGATCGCTTCGGCCGGTTATCCGGTCATCACCCCTGTCATCGTTGCGAATGCGGCTGAACAGCAATGGGAGTCGAACCCGGATTATGGCCGCGTAGAAGCAGGCATGGGAACTATCATGAAAGTCAGCTTGTCCAAATAA
- a CDS encoding PRD domain-containing protein, which produces MSKEMMLQVERVVGSNIVLARSHQNTKEYVLIGKGLGFAFKAESTVQADDPRIEKRFRLEDREEWGQAQELMKDLDPNVIDISDRIIRLIADQFPGKLNDKIYLALPSHIQFTLYRIRNGMEILNPFLTETKLSFPKEFELASEAAAMIGEAFGVEVPEDEAGFLTYHVYSSVNHVPVGQLVKVSNVISKLQSIIEEEGGVQFDQGSLSQARLMIHLRFSMERLYQQPMTAPTFAQYVKNEYPSEYQLARKLSAVMAEDLGTEVPEEETAFLAMHLYRLFQSHAKTNNRKDNTQ; this is translated from the coding sequence GTGAGTAAAGAAATGATGCTGCAGGTAGAGCGGGTCGTCGGCAGCAATATTGTTCTGGCCCGGTCGCACCAGAATACCAAGGAGTATGTACTGATCGGTAAAGGGTTGGGATTTGCATTCAAGGCGGAAAGCACCGTCCAGGCCGATGATCCGCGGATTGAGAAAAGGTTCCGGCTGGAAGACCGGGAGGAATGGGGGCAGGCGCAGGAGCTGATGAAGGACTTGGACCCCAATGTCATCGACATCTCTGACCGGATTATCCGTCTCATCGCTGATCAGTTTCCCGGCAAGCTGAATGACAAGATCTACCTTGCTCTTCCGAGTCATATTCAGTTCACCTTATATCGTATCCGCAACGGGATGGAGATTCTGAATCCTTTCCTTACGGAGACAAAGCTTAGTTTTCCGAAAGAATTCGAACTCGCCTCAGAAGCAGCGGCCATGATCGGAGAGGCCTTTGGCGTAGAGGTACCGGAGGATGAGGCCGGGTTCCTGACATACCATGTGTACTCCTCCGTAAATCACGTCCCTGTCGGACAGCTGGTTAAGGTATCCAATGTGATCAGCAAGCTTCAGTCCATTATTGAAGAGGAAGGTGGCGTTCAATTTGACCAGGGCAGCCTTAGCCAGGCAAGACTCATGATACACCTGCGCTTCTCCATGGAACGCCTGTATCAGCAGCCGATGACGGCCCCCACCTTCGCACAATATGTGAAAAATGAATATCCGTCCGAATACCAGCTGGCCAGAAAACTGAGCGCTGTAATGGCCGAGGATTTGGGGACAGAGGTACCTGAAGAAGAAACGGCTTTTCTCGCCATGCATTTATATCGGCTTTTTCAAAGCCATGCCAAAACCAACAACAGAAAGGACAACACACAATGA
- a CDS encoding phosphodiester glycosidase family protein: MMRMYDKPNPKDPHRKANPNKRRKWLIATLVVVLGIGGIVYSLADRYLIRHVEMVVADDNASATSSSTNDTSTTAAEVNATSDDWNYSSDDMQVNIEKVQTGSGADQMTYYVADVQMTDASSLRSALADNSFGTNITENTSEIAAANNAIFAINGDYYGFRDDGVIIRNGTVYRDDPVRDAMALFVDGTMKTYNETEVSSSELLAEGATNTLSFGPILIQDGEIVSDFSSVKIDNNFGNRSIQDANPRTAIGMIAPNHYVFVVVDGRQDDSRGMTLAELADVMKGLGATEAYNLDGGGSSTMYFMGRVVNNPLGRNQERGVSDILYLKEGQ, translated from the coding sequence ATGATGAGAATGTATGATAAACCCAATCCGAAAGATCCACATAGAAAAGCAAACCCGAATAAAAGGCGAAAATGGCTGATTGCCACACTTGTCGTTGTCCTTGGGATCGGCGGAATTGTCTACAGTCTGGCTGACCGTTACCTGATCCGGCATGTGGAAATGGTCGTGGCGGATGATAATGCGTCGGCCACTAGCAGCAGTACAAACGATACGTCAACCACAGCAGCGGAGGTCAATGCAACCTCTGATGATTGGAACTATTCCAGTGACGATATGCAGGTGAACATCGAGAAGGTGCAGACCGGCTCCGGTGCGGACCAGATGACGTATTACGTCGCAGATGTACAGATGACGGACGCAAGCAGTCTACGCTCGGCTTTGGCGGATAACAGCTTCGGCACGAATATTACGGAAAATACCTCAGAGATTGCTGCAGCGAACAACGCGATATTCGCCATTAATGGTGATTACTACGGTTTTCGTGATGATGGCGTCATTATCCGCAATGGTACAGTATACCGGGATGATCCGGTTCGTGATGCGATGGCACTATTCGTTGATGGGACAATGAAGACGTATAACGAGACGGAAGTTTCCTCTTCGGAGCTGCTGGCCGAAGGTGCGACCAATACGCTGTCGTTTGGTCCCATTCTGATTCAGGACGGGGAAATCGTAAGTGATTTTAGCAGTGTAAAAATCGATAACAACTTCGGTAATCGTTCCATTCAGGATGCGAATCCGAGGACGGCCATTGGCATGATTGCTCCAAATCATTATGTATTCGTTGTAGTGGACGGAAGGCAGGACGACAGCCGGGGGATGACGCTGGCAGAGCTCGCGGACGTGATGAAGGGCCTCGGAGCAACAGAAGCCTATAACCTGGACGGCGGTGGTTCATCCACGATGTATTTCATGGGCAGAGTCGTGAATAATCCTCTGGGCAGAAATCAGGAACGCGGCGTAAGTGACATCCTTTACCTCAAGGAGGGACAATGA
- a CDS encoding bifunctional glycosyltransferase family 2/GtrA family protein: protein MTILIPSYEPDVRLLNLILQLQTFQLGPIVIVDDGSGQEFRGIFETAEAYGCTVLTHPENLGKGRALKTGFQYIKEFGPQGGVVCADSDGQHLPHDIRRIFDVLLEQTTPGIVLGSRRFSGTIPARSRFGNTVTRAVFSLTTGAKVYDTQTGLRGFPYSMLDWLCQIPGDRFEYEMNMLLTARKEGYEITEEFIDTVYLDHNKSSHFRPLVDSFRIYMPILMFSTSSVLSALIDFGLLFVIQYFTHNLFLSVVTARLCSSIFNYTINRKYVFSAGGRTSKVRQSLPKYFSLVILVLLLNYGLLYFYNEKLIIPLIAAKVLTEVSVFLFSYWAQRRFVY, encoded by the coding sequence ATGACCATATTAATTCCATCCTACGAACCGGACGTACGATTATTAAATCTAATTTTGCAATTGCAGACGTTTCAACTGGGGCCTATTGTGATTGTGGATGATGGCAGCGGCCAGGAATTCCGAGGGATTTTCGAGACAGCTGAGGCGTATGGATGCACCGTGCTGACTCATCCAGAGAATCTCGGCAAGGGACGAGCACTGAAGACAGGCTTCCAGTACATCAAGGAATTCGGACCACAAGGTGGCGTCGTATGTGCCGACAGTGATGGTCAGCATCTGCCGCATGATATCCGGCGTATCTTCGATGTGCTGCTGGAGCAAACCACACCAGGCATTGTACTCGGAAGCCGCCGCTTCAGCGGCACGATTCCTGCACGCAGTCGTTTTGGTAATACCGTCACACGAGCGGTCTTCTCTCTCACGACGGGGGCCAAAGTATATGATACACAGACTGGTCTGCGTGGTTTTCCCTATTCGATGCTGGACTGGTTATGCCAGATCCCGGGGGATCGTTTTGAGTATGAGATGAACATGTTGTTAACCGCACGCAAAGAGGGATACGAAATCACCGAGGAGTTTATTGATACCGTATATCTGGATCATAACAAATCCTCTCATTTTCGCCCGCTGGTAGACTCGTTCCGCATTTATATGCCGATTCTCATGTTCAGTACATCATCGGTACTGTCCGCGCTGATCGATTTTGGACTACTGTTTGTCATCCAGTATTTCACGCATAATCTATTTCTGTCAGTTGTCACGGCAAGGTTATGCAGTTCGATTTTTAACTACACGATCAACCGGAAGTATGTATTTTCAGCCGGGGGAAGAACATCGAAGGTACGTCAGTCTTTGCCCAAATACTTCTCTTTAGTCATCCTGGTACTGCTATTAAATTACGGACTGCTATACTTCTATAACGAAAAACTGATTATCCCGCTGATCGCGGCCAAGGTATTGACGGAAGTATCTGTTTTCCTGTTCAGTTATTGGGCACAGCGAAGATTTGTCTATTAA